The sequence GCTCCTGACGTGTGTGGTCGTGGGGCTCGCCCGAGCGCGGTACGGGGCCGTTCTGTTTCTGCCGGAAACCGAAAAAGCGACCGACCAGCTCGAAATAGCCCGCCTCCTGCGTGGCCTCACCGACGACACGGACATCGGGCCGGGGGTTCGGGAGGTGATCGCCGCCCACGAAAAGCCGCCGGCGCTGGAGGACTTCCCCCAGACCTGGTGGGCCGACAAAGGCGACAGCGAAGAAGACCCTGACGAGGGCTGGTGGCCCCGCGAAGGCTATCGCATCCTGCTCCGCTCGCTGGGCGACTGGTTTCGGCATCTCGACTATCCGAAGGAGGCCGAGGCCTACTACCTCCACGCCCTCCGCCTGAGCCGGACGGCGGATCGGGAAATCGACCTCGACGCCCTGGTCAGCCTGAGCGAACTGTACGTCGAACGGGGCGACCTGGATACCGTGAGCGACCTTATGGAGACCTATTCGAGCTCCCTGTTCCAGGGGAAAGGACGGGCCTATAAGACCTCCGACTGGCGCAAGATCTACGCCTTCCACCGCACGCTCGGCATCATGTACGCCACGCTGGGCATCTGGGAAAGCGACCAGCCGCTGACCTCGGCCATCTTCCAACTCGAGAACGCCCTCGAAAAGCGCGACACCTACAACGACCGCGTCGCCCGCCGCAACGACCTACCCCTCCTCCCCATCGAACCCCGCCTCGTGACGATGCTGGCGCAGGGCTATGAAGCGCAGGGGCGGACGGATCGGGCCAATACGCTGCGTCTTGAATACGCCGGCCGGCTCGCGGAAGAGCGGGATGTGGCCAGCGCCCGCCGGCTGCTGCAAACCGTCGACGCCAGCACGCTGGACCGGCGGCAGAGCCGGCGCTACGAGGAATTGAGCAACCAGTTGAGAGGCTCTCGGTAAAAACCTTGCCAACCATCAACAGACTATGACCATTACGTTACATATCTCGGACGACCAGGCACGTCTCCTGGAGGCGCAGGCTGCTCAACACGCCAGAAATAAGCCAGTCCGGGGGATGGATCCCCGCGTTCGCGAGGAAGACGGGCGAGGCGGAAAGGTACATCGCGCTAGCCTCGTCGCGATGAGCCTTATCCTCGTGTCCCTGACGCTGATCCAGCCGTCACCCGTTACCGCCCAGGACATCGACGTCCCCTACAGCCAGTTCACACTCGACAACGGCCTCACCGTCCTTGTCCACGAGGACCACTCGACGCCTTTCGTAAGCGTCAACATGTGGTACCACGTCGGCTCCGGCAGCGAGAAGGCGGGCCGTACTGGCTTTGCGCACCTCTTCGAGCACATCATGTTCGAGGGATCGGGGAATGTGCCCGAGGGGAAATTCGACGAGTGGCTGGAGGCCGCCGGCGGCAACAATAACGGCTCGACCACCGGGGACCGGACGAATTATTACGAGGATGTACCCAGCAACGGGCTGGAGCTGGCGCTTTTCCTGGAGTCCGACCGGATGGGCTACCTGCTCGACGCCATGTCGCCAGAAAAGGTGGATGGCCAGCGGGATGTGGTGAAAAACGAACGTCGGCAGTCCTACGAAAATCGCCCCTACGGCCTCGCCTTCCCCACCCTCGGCGAGGCCCTGTACGCGCCCGACCATCCGTACCACTGGCCGACGATCGGCTACATGGACCACCTGTCGGCGGCGAGTTATGAGGATGTGGTCGACTTCTTTAAACGCTTTTACGGCCCGAATAACGCCAGCCTGGCCATCTCGGGCGACGTGACCGTCGACGAGGCCCGCGTGCTTGTCGAAAAGTGGTTCGGCGACGTGCCCGGCGGCCAGCCCGTTCTGCCCGTGGATGCGCCACCCGCCTACCTCGACACCGAAAAACGGATGGTGCTGGAGGACGACGTACAGCTCCCGCGCCTCTACATGGCCTGGCTGACGCCGCCGGCCTTTACCCCCGGCGACGCCGAAATGCAGCTGCTGGCCGACATCTTCGCCGGCGGGAAAAATGCCCGGCTGTACAACCGCCTGGTGTACGACCTCCAGATCGCGCAGGACGTCTTCGCCTTCCAGAATTCCAACAAGCTCTCCTCCTCGTTTTTCATCGTCGCCACCGCGCGGCCGGGCGTGTCGCTCAGCGAGCTGCAGACAGTGATCCAGGAAGAGATCGACAAGATCAAGGCCGAACCACCCACCGAACGCGAACTCGGCCGCGCCGTCAACCAGTACGAGGCGCAGTTTCTGGATCAGTTGCAAAGCATCGGAGGGTTCAGCGGGAAGGCCGAGATGTTGAACAACTACTACTACTTCACGCGCAACCCGGGGTATTTCAACGAAGACCTCGCCCGGTTCAAGGCCGTCCGCCCCAACGACATCCAGGCCATGGCC comes from Rhodothermales bacterium and encodes:
- a CDS encoding tetratricopeptide repeat protein; the encoded protein is MRTHLLTLLLLLVLAPGSAAGQSTSTSTRVKFTTAREVLKTREFDRAILLLEEGLTEARAVRDVDMEASFEFNLGLALQQRSVEQKRGGDVARAITHYERYLTLQPESGSALNNLGKLYVDTGRGEEAVALYRRAIGLEDEYKAFYALNLANLLRAQGKPRDAAHYYQWALDERPDLTEARDGLNAVYAEADVPALITHLWEEIERRREVGATLAALHTLTRMHTTGAPDRATAGQKLELLTCVVVGLARARYGAVLFLPETEKATDQLEIARLLRGLTDDTDIGPGVREVIAAHEKPPALEDFPQTWWADKGDSEEDPDEGWWPREGYRILLRSLGDWFRHLDYPKEAEAYYLHALRLSRTADREIDLDALVSLSELYVERGDLDTVSDLMETYSSSLFQGKGRAYKTSDWRKIYAFHRTLGIMYATLGIWESDQPLTSAIFQLENALEKRDTYNDRVARRNDLPLLPIEPRLVTMLAQGYEAQGRTDRANTLRLEYAGRLAEERDVASARRLLQTVDASTLDRRQSRRYEELSNQLRGSR
- a CDS encoding pitrilysin family protein, whose translation is MTITLHISDDQARLLEAQAAQHARNKPVRGMDPRVREEDGRGGKVHRASLVAMSLILVSLTLIQPSPVTAQDIDVPYSQFTLDNGLTVLVHEDHSTPFVSVNMWYHVGSGSEKAGRTGFAHLFEHIMFEGSGNVPEGKFDEWLEAAGGNNNGSTTGDRTNYYEDVPSNGLELALFLESDRMGYLLDAMSPEKVDGQRDVVKNERRQSYENRPYGLAFPTLGEALYAPDHPYHWPTIGYMDHLSAASYEDVVDFFKRFYGPNNASLAISGDVTVDEARVLVEKWFGDVPGGQPVLPVDAPPAYLDTEKRMVLEDDVQLPRLYMAWLTPPAFTPGDAEMQLLADIFAGGKNARLYNRLVYDLQIAQDVFAFQNSNKLSSSFFIVATARPGVSLSELQTVIQEEIDKIKAEPPTERELGRAVNQYEAQFLDQLQSIGGFSGKAEMLNNYYYFTRNPGYFNEDLARFKAVRPNDIQAMARSFLRDDGRVVLGVVPEGATDLAPQLVPAGQ